The DNA window CCGAATACGACGTCGCGCGGGCCAAGGGGTTGATGGCGGAGGCTGGCTATCCGGACGGATTCACCGTCACCTTCTCCTTCACTAACGATCGCTTGCCGGGCGACAAGGACGTCGGTACGACCATCGCCCAAATGCTCGCCAGTATCAACGTCAAGGCGGAAGCCAACGCGGCGCCGGGCGCGGTGTACTTCCCGGCCAAGACGCGCGGCGAATATTCGCTCACCATGTCCGGCTGGGGCACCCTCACCGGCGAAGCGAACTACACGCTGTCCTCGCTCGCTCACACCAACGACCCCGAGACCAAGCTCGGCGCCTTCAACGTGCGCGGCTATTCCAATCCGGAGATGGATAAGCTGATCGAGGACGCGGCGGTGGAGATGGACGAGGAGAAGCGGCGCGAGCTGCTCGAGGAGGCCAACGCGCTCGTCGCGACCGACCGGCCGAACCTCCCCATCGCTTCCATCGTTACGGCTTGGGCGATGAAGAAGAACCTCACCATCGTGCCCCGTTCCGACGAGGACACGCTGGCCATGAACATCCGTCCGGCGAAATAACAAGCCGCGAAGCCTTCCGCCCGCAGGTCTTCCGGCGGGCGGACCTGTGAAGCCAGGGAAGGAGCGACGATGACACCCATTGCACTGGCGATCCATGGCGGCTGCGGCGTGATGGCCAAGCTCGGTCTCAGCGAGGAGGAATGGCAAGCCGCCCGCGCCGATCTGGCAGCTTCACTCCGGGCGGGATGGGCCGTGCTGGTGAAGGGCGGCTCCGCGCTCGACGCTGTTGAGGCGGCCGTCGTTGTCATGGAGGATTCTCCGCATTTCAATGCCGGCTACGGCGCCGCGCTTAACGAGAATGCCGAGCACGAACTCGACGCCTCGATGATGGACGGCTCGAACCTCGATGCTGGCGGGGTCTGTGCGGCAACGCGGATCAGGAACCCTGTGAAGGCGGCACGCGCGGTCATGGAAAAAAGCAGCGCGGTGCTTTTGACCGGCGCCGCCGCTGACTGTTTTGCCGAGCGCAACGGTCTCGACATCGTTGCTCCCGACTATTTCACTACGGAGCGTCGGCAGAAGGCACTCGCAGCCATGAAGGCGCACGCCAAGGCCGGCACTTTTGCGGCCGCTTCCGAATCGGAGAAGCACGGGACAGTGGGCGCGGTGGCGCTCGACGGCAGCGGTCATCTTGCCGCGGCCACCTCGACCGGCGGCTACAACAACAAGCCCGTAGGCCGGGTGGGGGATTCGCCGATCGTCGGCGCCGGGACCTACGCGCGCGATGGCGTCTGCGCCGTGTCCGGCACGGGGCAGGGCGAATACTTCATTCGTCTCGTGGTGGGGCACGAGATCGCCAGCCGCGTCGCGTATCTGGGCGAGACGCTGGAGGCAGCGGCGAACAGGGTCATCCGCGAGGACCTGAAATCTTACGGCATCGGCGCCGGCGCGGTGGCGGTGGATGCTAAGGGCAATGTCACCGCGCCCTATAATACCGACGGCATGTTCCGCGGCTGGGTGACGAGCGACGGCAGGCTGCATGTGGCAAGCCACGGTGAGGTGTTCTTCGTCGAAACGCTGGAAGATGGGGCGCAATGAGCGAGCCGACTCTCATCTGGGGTGCCGGGGCGGTTGGAGGTGCTCTGGGTGCCCACTGGGGGCGCGCAGGCCATCTGATTCTGATGGTCGATGTGGTTGCCGACCATGTGAATACGATTTCGTCCGAGGGGCTGACCATCGAAGGTCCTGTGGCGCAGTTTCGTCAGCGGGTTGATGCGGTGACACCGGACGCGCTCACGGGTGAGTACAAACGCATTGTGCTGGCCGTGAAGGCGCAGCACACCGGCGAAGCCTGCCGCATGCTCCTGCCGCATCTGGCCGAGGGTGGGTTTGTCCTTTCAGCCCAGAACGGGCTGAACGAGCTGGCGATCGCGTCGATCGTCGGCCAGGAACGGACCATGGGAGCGTTCGTCAATTTCGGTGCCGATTGGCTCGGCCCGGGACGTGTGCTCTATGGCAATCGTGGTGCGGTGGTGGTCGGCGAAATCGATGGACAGATCCGGGAGCGTACGCGCGCCATGCACGCGTTGTTGTACGACTTCGAACCTGAGGCGACCCTTACAGAGGATATCTGGGCTTATCTCTGGGGCAAGCTCGCCTATGGCGCGATGCTGTATGCAACGGCGCTCACTCATGACAGCATGTCGGAGAATTTCGCCGATCCGGCTCGCTTTGCGGTGTTTGACTGTCTTGGACGCGAAGTCTGCGCCGTGGCAAGGGCGCGCAATGTTGCCCCTAAGGGCTTCAACGGCTTCGACCCGGCCGCATTCGTGGCGAATGCGGGAGAAGTGGAAGCACGCCGGTCGATTGCGAATCTGGCGGAATTCAACCGGCATACGGCCAAAACTCATTCCGGCGTCTGGCGCGATCTTGCCGTACGCAAGCGCCGCACCGAAGTCGATGCTCAGCTTGGAGTCATTTGCGATCTTGGCCGCGCTGCCGGCGTCGCTACACCGGTCCTGTGCGAGATGATTGCGCTCATTCACCGCATCGAAGACGGTGCGCTCAAGCAAGGGACCGAAGCTTTCGACCTGCTTCTGCGGGCAGCGAGAACGCAAAGTTAACGCTTGGTTTATATCTGCTTCTGCCGGCCAAAGCTCGTATCGGCGAACAGCGCCTCAAGCTCCTCGCGCATCGCATCTTCCAACGTGTCCCAGTCGATGTTGGAGCACGCCGTGAGGCGGCAATCATAGCACGAACGACAGCTCCGCGCGCGTTCTTCCCGAAACCGGACCGGCAGAAGACGGCCAAGGGTGCCGGTCAGCGGCCGCAGCGAAGTCCCCTAACCCGACCGATCAGACCGGGGACGGCATCGTCGATGGAAAGGTCAGGCCCGGCCAAATTGACAGGAGATCCCTTTGGTCATATGACTTGGTCAGTTGACCTATTCGTCACGAGGAGACCGGTTGGCGATTGAGGGCGGAGGGACGTGGTGACCACGGCGGCTGAGAGTAAGGCAGTGCGGCGAGATGTGCGCGGGGACATCATGGATGCCGCCGAGCGTGTATTTGCCGATCTCGGCTTCGACGGCGCGACGACGCGGGCTATCGCGGATGAAGCGCGCGTCAATCTCGGGCTCATCCACTATCATTTCCAATCGAAGGAAGCGCTGTTCGAACAGGTCGTCGCGCGCCATGCGAGCAAGGTGAACGACCGTCGGCGCCGCCTGCTGCATGCGGTTCTCGGTAGCGGGACGGTGACGCTCGAAGCGATCCTCGACGCGCTGATGCGTCCGACCATCGAACTCAGCGCCGGCGATGGCCAACATTATTCGCGCATCATTGTCCAGATCGCGTCTGGCACCGACGAACGCTCGGTAGAACTGACCTCGCGAAATTTCGACGCCATCGCTCAGGAGTTCATCGCGGCACTTCAGGAGCATGTCGAGGGCCTGGATCGCGAGAACGCTGTCTGGGCCTACATGAACGCGATCTCCGTCGGCATGCTGATGATCGCCCGCACCGGACGCGTCGGCGCGCTGTCGGACGGGCTGTGTGACGAGGAGAGCACGGAAGCCTCGATCCAAAGGGTCGTGCGCTACCTGGCCGCGGGCACGCGCGCGCTGGCGGGAGCCGACTAGGAATATCCGGTCAGCTCGACGTGGAGGTCGGGATGCCGGCAGGGTGGAAGATCATTCAGGGAGGTTAAAATGGGGAATTCGATCCGTCTGGCCGCAATGGCCGCAATGCTGGCAGGTTCGGCGGTGATGCCAGCCGAGGCCGGCGATATTCCTGTCACCGTCGTCAACGGGCACCCGCCGGTGTTCCTGTGGGTCAAGCACATCACCGAGACGTTCATTCCGACCGTCAACAAGGCGCTGGAAGGCACCGACTACACCATTCGGTGGAGCGAGGCCTACGGCGGCACGCTTGCTGCAGTGGGCGGCGAACTCGAAGCCATCGAGGACGGCCTTGCCGAAGTCGGCGTCGTGCCGACGGTGTTCGAGCCAACGGCGCTGCCGCTGCAGAACGTGACCTATTACACGCCGTTCGGTTCGTCCGACCCGCAGATCGTCATTAATGCCGTCGACAAGCTGCATCGGGACATCCCGGGCATGATCGAGTCCTGGGAGAACTACAATGCCGAATATCTCGGCGGCGGCTTCGCGCTCGACAACTATCTCCTGATGACCAACTTCCCGGTCGATTCCATGGATGATCTGAAAGGTCATAAGATCGGCGCGCCGGGACCGGCCGTGAACTGGCTGGAGGGAACCGGCGCCGTCGGCGTGGCGGGCAACCTGACCACCTACTACAACGATATCCAGACCGGCGTCTTCGACGGCACCATCGTCTTCCCGACGGCAGCGGCCCCGGCCAAGCTGCAGGAGGTGGCGCCGCATGTGCTTATCACCAATTTCGGTGCGCAGTATGCCGGCTCGCTCGTTGCAAACAAGGACTGGTACGACAGCCAGCCGGCCGAGGTGCAGGAGGCGCTGCGCGCAGGCGCTATCGCCTACACCGAAGCCTACATCGCCGAGCAGAACACGCGTGTCGAGGCGGCGCTGAAGCAGCTCGAGGACGGCGGCGCCACGATCACCGAACTCAGCGACGAGGAGCGGGCCAGGTGGGCGGCTGCCCTGCCGCAGATCGCCGACACCTGGGCGATGAATGCCGACGGTCAGGGACTTGCCGGCTCCGAGGTGCTGGACGCTTACGTTTCGCAGCTCAAGGATGCCGGCGTGAACCTGGCACGCGACTGGTCGCAGCGCTGATCGCGCCGGGGTTGCGGGGCGCGTGCTCCGCAGCCTCCCACACGAGCCCCGGAAAGAAACCCGTGTCCCAAACACCGGAAGATCAAGCCACCGGTCTGCGGAGCTTCGACACCCTGTCCCGCTCCTTCGATCGCGTCACCGCGGCGATGAGCGTGATCGGGACGGCCGCAATCCTGTTCATCATGGTCCTTATCACGACGGACGTGGTCGGCCGGTTCTTCTTCGGGCGGCCGATCGCCGGCGTACCGGAGATCGTGTCGATGCTGATCCTCAGCATCGTGTTCCTGCAGATCGCCAACACGCTTCTGCGCGGCAAGCTGACGCGCGCAGACGGCCTCCTGACGCTGCTGCGTTCAAGGGCGCCGAAAGTCGGAGGCGTGCTGGACGCGACGATGCACTTCATCGGTGCCGGCCTCGTCGGTGTGCTCGTCTACGCCTTCTATCCGCTGTTTGTGCGCAGCTACGGGCGCAACGAGATGATCGGCACGGTCGGCCAGTTTCTGGCGCCGATCTGGCCGACCTATCTCATCGTCCTCATCGGGGCGAGCGCGCTCCTGATCGCCTTCGCGCTGCGCGGGCTGGCCATCCTGCTTGCCACCTTCCGCAGCGTGTCGAGGGAGGCGGCACGATGAGCGGCATCGAGATCGGCCTGTGGTCGCTCGGCGCGATCCTCGTCCTCATCTATACCGGCATGCATGTAGCGATCGCGCTGGCGCTCGTCTCTTTCTTCGGCATCTGGATTCTGCGCGACAATGCCGACCAGGCTGCGCGCATCCTGTCGCTGGCTACGCGCGAGAGTATCTCCAGCTACCTCTTCGGCGTGGTACCCTTATTCGTGTTGATGGGCCTTGTGGTGAGCCGCGCCAATATCGGCCGCGACACCTTCGATGTCGCGACGCGCTTTCTCGGGGGCCTGCGCGGCGGGCTCGGCATGTCGACGGTAGGCGCCAACGCCATCTTCGCCTCGATCACCGGCATCTCGATCGCATCAGCGGCGGTCTTCACCAAGATCGCCGTGCCGGAGATGATACGCGCCGGCCATAGTGGCCGCTTTGCGACCGGAGTCGTCGTCGGCTCGTCCATCCTCGGCATGCTCATCCCGCCGAGCCTGTTGATGATCCTCTACGGGATTTTGGCGGAACAGTCGGTCGGCGCGCTTTTTATCGCAGGCATCGGCCCGGGTGTCCTCGTTACGGTCATCTTCTGCGTCGGCATCTGGCTGATGGTGCGCTTCTGGAGCGGCTTTACAGGCAAGGCGGTGGCACCGTCCAGCTATGACACCTCCGGCTGGACCGCAGTGCAGGAAATCGCCAGTAAGCTGCTGCCGATCGTCCTGCTCGTGGGGCTGGTGCTCGGCGGGCTCTATGGCGGCATCTTTACGCCAACTGAAGCGGGCGCGATCGGGGCGCTCGGCGCCATCCTCATCGCGTTTGCCAAGCGGCGCCTGTCGCCAAAGATGTTGTGGCAGGTGACGCTGGAGACCGGCCACATCACGGCTGCCATCTGCTTCCTGATCATCGCGGCGACGATGTACAGCCGCATGCTGGCGCTCACCGGCCTGCCGGTGTTCCTGACCGAATGGATCGTGGCGCTCGATGTCGGGACCTACGGCTTCCTGTTCTTCTACATCGCCGTTCTGGTGCTGCTCGGCACGCTTCTCGATTCCTCCTCGATCATGCTGATCACCGTGCCGCTGGCGCTGCCCGTGGCCCAATCGCTCGGCATCGACCTTATCTGGCTCGGCATTATCACGGTGCTGGCTGTGGAGATCGGCCTTCTGACGCCGCCGATGGGTTTGTCGGTCTTCGTGGTGAAGGGCGCGCTGGACGACCCCGCCATCTCGCTCAAAGACGTCTTCATGGGCGCCGCGCCGTTCGCCCTCATGATGCTCTTCGGCCTCATCCTGATCGTGCTCTTCCCGAGCATCTCCCTCGGCCTGTTATAGGAAAGTTCAAGCCATGGCACGTCGCATCGTCGATATCTCCACCGCGCTCAAGGCAGGCATCGCCTCCGATCCCAGGGGCACCGAACCGCAGATCACGTATATCGACCACCAGCAATCGATCGGCCAGCTTATCGGTTTCTTTCCCGGCCTGACCAAGGACCAGCTTCCGGCGGGCGAGGGGTGGGCGGTCGAGCAACTGGTCGTGTCGACGCACAACGGCACGCATCTCGACGCGCCCTATCACTTCCATTCGACCATGGATGGCGGCAAGCGCGCGCTCACCATCGACGAGGTTCCGCTCGAATGGTGCTTCGGCCCCGGCGTGAAGCTCGATTTCCGTCATCTGCCGGACGGGCATGTCGTCACGGCCGGCGAGGTCGAAGCAGAGCTGGAGCGTGTCGGCCACGAGATCCAGCCGGGCGACATCGTTGTGGTCAACACCTCGGCTGCCGTCAAATACGGGCAGGACGATTACCTCGCCTCCGGCTGCGGCATGGGCAGGGACGCGACGCTATACCTCACGAGCCGCGGCGTGCGCGTCACTGGCACCGACGCCTGGAGCTGGGACGCGCCCTTCATACATACCGCCCGGCGCTACGCCGAGACCGGCGACGCCTCGTTGATTTGGGAGGGCCACCGGGCCGGCATGGAAATCGGCTACTGCCATATCGAGAAGCTCGCGAACCTCGATCAGCTACCGCCGACCGGCTACGTGATCGCCTGCTTCCCCTTCAAGATCGAAAAGGCTTCGGCCGGCTTTACTCGCGCGGTCGCGATTTTCGAAGACTAGGTGCCACGGAGGGAGGAGACGATGAGCGCATCGCCAAAAGGACCGAACCCGCTGAAGGGCTGGCAGGTCGACCGGTCGCAGATCCGCACCATCGGCACGAATCTGCAACGGCCCGAATGCATCCTCGCCGAGCGCGATGGAACGCTCTGGGCTGCCGACGCGCGCGGTGGCGTAATGCGGATTGCCCCCGATGGCGGGCAGGATCTCGTCACCCAGTCGCAAAGCCAGCATTTCGACCTTGCCGGCGACCAGGCCAAGAGCCTCCTTACCGGCACCTTGCCAAACGGTCTTGCATTTGCGCGCAACAGCGACATTCTGATCTCGAACTTCGGCACCGATCGGCTTGAGATCATGACCCGTAAGGGCGAGACGCGCGTTCTCCACGACACGATCGACGGCAAGCCGATGGGCAAGGTCAATTTCGTCCTTCGCGACTCCAAGGATCGCATCTGGATCACGGTTTCGACCATGGTGAACCCCTGGAGCGATGCGATCCGCAGCGATCTGGCCGACGGTTACATCGCTCTCGTCGACGAGAAGGGCATCCGCGTCGTCGCCGACGGCTTCGCCTTCACCAACGAAATCCGGCTCGATGCGGAAGAAGAGTGGCTCTACGTCGCGGAGACCTGCGGCAAGCGCGTTGTCCGTCTCAAGGTCCAACCGGACGGTTCGCTGACGGACCGCGAGGTGTACGGTCCGTCCAACCTCGGCGACGGGCTAATCGACGGCTTTGCCTTCGACGCCTATGGCAATCTGTGGTGCACCATGATCTTCGCCGACCGGCTCGTCGCGATCACGCCCGATGGTGAGGCGCTGACGTTGCTCGAGGATGGCGATCCGCAGCAGACGGCCGCCTTCGAGGCCGAGTTCGCCTCTGGCAAGCCGATGCGGTTCGACACGCTCGCCGCATCCGGTGGCACGATCGCGCCGTGGCTTGCCAGCGTCACCTTCGGCGGTCTTGACCTTCGCACGGTCTATCTCGGTAGCCTCAAGGGCAACACCATTCCATATTTCCGCGCGCCGGTGGCGGGCCTTCCCCTGGTCCACTGGTAGGCGCGGCGATCCGCACCACGATTTCAAAGGGAGAGACTTTCATGGCCGCCAAACGCAAGGTCATCATCACCTGCGCCATCACCGGCTCGATTCATACGCCGACCATGTCGCCGCATCTGCCGATCACGCCCGAAGAGATCGCCGACAGCGCAATCGCCGCCTCCGAGGCGGGCGCGGCCGTCGTCCACCTGCACGCCCGCGACCCCAAGGACGGAAGGCCGGTGCAGACGCCGGAAGCCTACGAGCC is part of the Chelativorans sp. AA-79 genome and encodes:
- a CDS encoding isoaspartyl peptidase/L-asparaginase, yielding MTPIALAIHGGCGVMAKLGLSEEEWQAARADLAASLRAGWAVLVKGGSALDAVEAAVVVMEDSPHFNAGYGAALNENAEHELDASMMDGSNLDAGGVCAATRIRNPVKAARAVMEKSSAVLLTGAAADCFAERNGLDIVAPDYFTTERRQKALAAMKAHAKAGTFAAASESEKHGTVGAVALDGSGHLAAATSTGGYNNKPVGRVGDSPIVGAGTYARDGVCAVSGTGQGEYFIRLVVGHEIASRVAYLGETLEAAANRVIREDLKSYGIGAGAVAVDAKGNVTAPYNTDGMFRGWVTSDGRLHVASHGEVFFVETLEDGAQ
- a CDS encoding 2-dehydropantoate 2-reductase, producing the protein MSEPTLIWGAGAVGGALGAHWGRAGHLILMVDVVADHVNTISSEGLTIEGPVAQFRQRVDAVTPDALTGEYKRIVLAVKAQHTGEACRMLLPHLAEGGFVLSAQNGLNELAIASIVGQERTMGAFVNFGADWLGPGRVLYGNRGAVVVGEIDGQIRERTRAMHALLYDFEPEATLTEDIWAYLWGKLAYGAMLYATALTHDSMSENFADPARFAVFDCLGREVCAVARARNVAPKGFNGFDPAAFVANAGEVEARRSIANLAEFNRHTAKTHSGVWRDLAVRKRRTEVDAQLGVICDLGRAAGVATPVLCEMIALIHRIEDGALKQGTEAFDLLLRAARTQS
- a CDS encoding TetR/AcrR family transcriptional regulator, giving the protein MTTAAESKAVRRDVRGDIMDAAERVFADLGFDGATTRAIADEARVNLGLIHYHFQSKEALFEQVVARHASKVNDRRRRLLHAVLGSGTVTLEAILDALMRPTIELSAGDGQHYSRIIVQIASGTDERSVELTSRNFDAIAQEFIAALQEHVEGLDRENAVWAYMNAISVGMLMIARTGRVGALSDGLCDEESTEASIQRVVRYLAAGTRALAGAD
- a CDS encoding C4-dicarboxylate TRAP transporter substrate-binding protein yields the protein MGNSIRLAAMAAMLAGSAVMPAEAGDIPVTVVNGHPPVFLWVKHITETFIPTVNKALEGTDYTIRWSEAYGGTLAAVGGELEAIEDGLAEVGVVPTVFEPTALPLQNVTYYTPFGSSDPQIVINAVDKLHRDIPGMIESWENYNAEYLGGGFALDNYLLMTNFPVDSMDDLKGHKIGAPGPAVNWLEGTGAVGVAGNLTTYYNDIQTGVFDGTIVFPTAAAPAKLQEVAPHVLITNFGAQYAGSLVANKDWYDSQPAEVQEALRAGAIAYTEAYIAEQNTRVEAALKQLEDGGATITELSDEERARWAAALPQIADTWAMNADGQGLAGSEVLDAYVSQLKDAGVNLARDWSQR
- a CDS encoding TRAP transporter small permease subunit, producing MSQTPEDQATGLRSFDTLSRSFDRVTAAMSVIGTAAILFIMVLITTDVVGRFFFGRPIAGVPEIVSMLILSIVFLQIANTLLRGKLTRADGLLTLLRSRAPKVGGVLDATMHFIGAGLVGVLVYAFYPLFVRSYGRNEMIGTVGQFLAPIWPTYLIVLIGASALLIAFALRGLAILLATFRSVSREAAR
- a CDS encoding TRAP transporter large permease, with the translated sequence MSGIEIGLWSLGAILVLIYTGMHVAIALALVSFFGIWILRDNADQAARILSLATRESISSYLFGVVPLFVLMGLVVSRANIGRDTFDVATRFLGGLRGGLGMSTVGANAIFASITGISIASAAVFTKIAVPEMIRAGHSGRFATGVVVGSSILGMLIPPSLLMILYGILAEQSVGALFIAGIGPGVLVTVIFCVGIWLMVRFWSGFTGKAVAPSSYDTSGWTAVQEIASKLLPIVLLVGLVLGGLYGGIFTPTEAGAIGALGAILIAFAKRRLSPKMLWQVTLETGHITAAICFLIIAATMYSRMLALTGLPVFLTEWIVALDVGTYGFLFFYIAVLVLLGTLLDSSSIMLITVPLALPVAQSLGIDLIWLGIITVLAVEIGLLTPPMGLSVFVVKGALDDPAISLKDVFMGAAPFALMMLFGLILIVLFPSISLGLL
- a CDS encoding cyclase family protein is translated as MARRIVDISTALKAGIASDPRGTEPQITYIDHQQSIGQLIGFFPGLTKDQLPAGEGWAVEQLVVSTHNGTHLDAPYHFHSTMDGGKRALTIDEVPLEWCFGPGVKLDFRHLPDGHVVTAGEVEAELERVGHEIQPGDIVVVNTSAAVKYGQDDYLASGCGMGRDATLYLTSRGVRVTGTDAWSWDAPFIHTARRYAETGDASLIWEGHRAGMEIGYCHIEKLANLDQLPPTGYVIACFPFKIEKASAGFTRAVAIFED
- a CDS encoding SMP-30/gluconolactonase/LRE family protein; amino-acid sequence: MSASPKGPNPLKGWQVDRSQIRTIGTNLQRPECILAERDGTLWAADARGGVMRIAPDGGQDLVTQSQSQHFDLAGDQAKSLLTGTLPNGLAFARNSDILISNFGTDRLEIMTRKGETRVLHDTIDGKPMGKVNFVLRDSKDRIWITVSTMVNPWSDAIRSDLADGYIALVDEKGIRVVADGFAFTNEIRLDAEEEWLYVAETCGKRVVRLKVQPDGSLTDREVYGPSNLGDGLIDGFAFDAYGNLWCTMIFADRLVAITPDGEALTLLEDGDPQQTAAFEAEFASGKPMRFDTLAASGGTIAPWLASVTFGGLDLRTVYLGSLKGNTIPYFRAPVAGLPLVHW